A genomic segment from Limosilactobacillus sp. encodes:
- the araA gene encoding L-arabinose isomerase — translation MLKTPEYEFWFAVGSQYLYGEDALKQVEADARKLVDGLNASGKLPYKVVFKLVATTADGITKFMKEVNYNDKVAGVITWMHTFSPAKNWIRGTKLLQKPLLHLATQMLDHIPFDSIDMDYMNLNQSAHGDREYEYMNARLHVPDKIVYGWWNDPEVQDEIADWQKVAVGYDMSFDIKIARFGDTMRDVAVTEGDKVAAQIKLGWTVDYWPVSELVDVVNAVSEEDIDAEYKKLEEKYDMVEGDNDHDKYVHSVRYQLREYLGIKKFLDDKGYDAFTTNFQDLKGLEQLPGLAVQLLMIDGYGFGAEGDFKSAGLSRLMKIIAENKQTAFMEDYTLDLRAGHQAIMGSHMLEVDPTLASDKPRVEVHPLDIGGKADPARLVFTGAAGKGIDITLSYFDDGYKFIAYDVDATTPEAEMPKLPVAKQMWTPTAGLAKGAKEWMHAGGGHHTVLSLNLTMDQMKTLAKLFGIELVVCD, via the coding sequence ATGTTAAAAACTCCAGAATATGAATTTTGGTTCGCTGTTGGTAGTCAATACCTTTACGGTGAAGATGCCTTAAAGCAGGTTGAAGCAGATGCTCGCAAGCTGGTTGACGGCTTAAACGCCAGCGGCAAGCTGCCATACAAGGTTGTCTTCAAGCTGGTTGCCACCACTGCCGATGGCATCACTAAGTTCATGAAGGAAGTTAACTACAACGACAAGGTTGCCGGTGTCATTACCTGGATGCACACCTTCTCCCCAGCCAAGAACTGGATCCGTGGGACGAAGCTTTTGCAAAAGCCACTCCTGCACCTGGCAACCCAGATGCTGGACCACATCCCATTCGACTCCATCGACATGGACTACATGAACCTGAACCAGTCCGCTCACGGTGACCGTGAATACGAGTACATGAACGCACGGCTTCACGTTCCTGACAAGATCGTCTACGGCTGGTGGAACGACCCAGAAGTTCAAGACGAAATTGCTGACTGGCAAAAGGTTGCCGTTGGTTACGACATGAGCTTCGACATTAAGATCGCTCGTTTCGGTGACACCATGCGTGACGTTGCCGTTACGGAAGGTGACAAGGTTGCCGCTCAGATCAAGCTGGGCTGGACCGTTGACTACTGGCCGGTAAGTGAACTGGTTGACGTTGTGAACGCCGTCAGTGAAGAAGACATCGACGCTGAATACAAGAAGCTGGAAGAAAAGTACGACATGGTCGAAGGCGACAACGACCACGACAAGTACGTTCACTCCGTTCGTTACCAACTCCGTGAATACCTCGGTATCAAGAAGTTCTTGGACGACAAGGGCTACGACGCATTCACGACCAACTTCCAAGATCTGAAGGGTCTGGAACAGCTGCCAGGTCTGGCCGTTCAACTGCTGATGATCGACGGTTACGGCTTCGGTGCTGAAGGTGACTTCAAGTCCGCTGGTCTGTCCCGTCTGATGAAGATCATTGCCGAAAACAAGCAGACCGCCTTCATGGAAGACTACACCCTGGACCTGCGTGCTGGTCACCAGGCTATCATGGGTTCCCACATGCTGGAAGTCGACCCAACCCTGGCATCCGACAAGCCGCGGGTTGAAGTTCACCCACTGGACATCGGTGGCAAGGCTGACCCAGCACGGCTGGTCTTCACCGGTGCTGCCGGCAAGGGGATTGACATTACCCTGTCTTACTTCGACGACGGCTACAAGTTCATCGCCTACGATGTTGATGCCACGACGCCAGAAGCAGAAATGCCAAAGCTGCCAGTTGCTAAGCAGATGTGGACGCCAACTGCCGGCCTGGCTAAGGGTGCCAAGGAATGGATGCACGCTGGTGGTGGTCACCACACTGTTCTGTCCCTCAACCTGACGATGGACCAGATGAAGACGCTGGCCAAGCTGTTCGGCATCGAATTAGTAGTTTGTGACTAA
- a CDS encoding aldo/keto reductase, producing the protein MENSIPLLTLADGQQIPQEGFGLYKVHGQETMNAAIRAAYEAGYRLFDTAQLYKNEAEVGVALHQLGVSRDQLFVTTKVAEVNQGYQKTIDSVKNSLSKLQLDAVNLLLIHWPTEKYFFETWRALEDLKKAGLTRSIGVSNYQQIHLQYLATQAHEMPVLNQIECHPLLNQKPLLKFDRDHQIVTQAWSPLGRGKILDDPVLTAIGRAHHKSSAQVILRWHLQNGVAFIPKSVHEARIRQNLAIYDFALTDAEMQQIDALNQFHRFGKEPALVYEYNKKW; encoded by the coding sequence ATGGAAAATTCAATTCCGCTGCTCACCCTCGCCGATGGCCAGCAGATCCCCCAGGAGGGTTTTGGCCTCTACAAAGTCCACGGCCAGGAGACCATGAACGCGGCGATCAGAGCCGCTTATGAGGCCGGTTATCGCCTCTTTGACACGGCTCAGCTCTACAAGAACGAGGCTGAGGTTGGGGTGGCCCTCCACCAGCTAGGCGTTTCACGGGACCAGCTGTTTGTGACGACCAAGGTGGCCGAAGTCAACCAGGGCTACCAGAAAACGATTGACTCGGTTAAGAATTCCCTCAGCAAATTACAACTTGACGCGGTTAACCTGCTCCTGATCCACTGGCCGACCGAAAAGTACTTCTTCGAGACCTGGCGCGCCCTCGAAGACCTGAAAAAGGCCGGGCTGACCCGGTCGATTGGGGTCAGCAACTACCAGCAGATCCACCTCCAGTACCTGGCCACCCAGGCCCACGAGATGCCGGTGCTCAACCAGATTGAGTGCCATCCCCTGCTCAACCAAAAGCCCCTGCTCAAGTTCGACCGTGATCACCAGATCGTCACCCAGGCGTGGAGTCCCCTGGGCCGGGGAAAGATCCTGGACGACCCGGTCCTGACCGCAATCGGCCGGGCCCACCACAAGTCCAGCGCCCAGGTAATCTTGCGTTGGCACCTGCAAAACGGGGTGGCCTTTATCCCCAAGTCGGTCCACGAAGCCCGGATCAGGCAGAACCTGGCAATCTACGACTTTGCGTTGACCGATGCGGAAATGCAGCAAATCGACGCTCTCAACCAGTTCCACCGCTTCGGTAAGGAACCGGCCCTAGTCTACGAATACAATAAGAAGTGGTAA
- a CDS encoding universal stress protein, whose product MAQEYKHILVPVDGSAEAELAFKKAVAVTKRNGSDAELRLLHVVDTRAFQNISSFDTSMVEQVTDTAKKTLDKYIEYAKKDGVENVSYSIEYGAPKTIIARDVPKEMNADLIMIGATGLNAVERILIGSVTEYVTRMAVCDVLVVRTDLDNKPIENPKKKNNNKK is encoded by the coding sequence ATGGCACAAGAATATAAACACATTTTGGTTCCAGTTGATGGATCCGCCGAAGCTGAATTAGCCTTCAAGAAGGCCGTTGCCGTTACTAAGCGGAACGGATCTGACGCTGAGCTTCGTCTGCTGCACGTCGTTGATACCCGGGCTTTCCAAAACATCTCAAGCTTTGACACGTCAATGGTTGAACAGGTTACCGACACTGCTAAGAAGACGCTCGATAAGTACATCGAATACGCCAAGAAGGACGGCGTTGAAAACGTCAGCTACTCCATCGAGTACGGTGCGCCAAAGACCATCATCGCCCGTGACGTTCCAAAGGAAATGAACGCTGACCTGATCATGATTGGTGCCACTGGTTTGAACGCCGTTGAACGGATTTTGATTGGTTCCGTTACCGAATACGTTACCCGGATGGCCGTTTGTGACGTCCTGGTTGTCCGGACCGACCTCGACAACAAGCCGATCGAAAATCCAAAGAAGAAGAACAATAACAAGAAATAA